From one Butyricimonas faecihominis genomic stretch:
- the galE gene encoding UDP-glucose 4-epimerase GalE has protein sequence MKIFVTGGTGYIGSHTVVELQKNGYDVIIADNLVNSSLEVLDGIEKITGIRPEFEEIDLTDGEVTRDFFARHSDIRAVIHFAALKAVGESVSKPLEYYFNNLNSLMNVLTCMREFKVPNLVFSSSCTVYGQADVLPVTEKTPRHEAESPYGNTKVMSEDIIRDLMRVEPDMKALALRYFNPIGAHPTAFIGELPNGVPNNLIPYLTQTAIGIREQLSVFGDDYNTPDGSPLRDYIDVVDLAQAHVVAIRRLLDGKNKKNYEFFNIGTGKALSVLEIIHAFERATGVKVNYKVVGRRAGDIEKVWADTTLANNELGWKAVTPIEETLANAWKWQKSLEATN, from the coding sequence ATGAAAATTTTTGTGACAGGAGGTACAGGGTATATAGGTTCCCACACGGTGGTCGAACTTCAGAAAAATGGTTATGATGTAATTATTGCTGACAATCTCGTGAATTCGAGTCTGGAAGTGCTAGACGGGATAGAAAAGATCACTGGGATACGTCCCGAGTTTGAAGAGATAGACCTTACTGATGGTGAGGTTACACGGGATTTCTTTGCCCGCCATTCGGATATACGGGCCGTGATTCATTTTGCCGCTTTGAAGGCCGTGGGAGAGTCGGTGAGCAAGCCTTTGGAGTACTATTTCAATAATTTGAACTCTTTGATGAACGTGTTGACTTGTATGCGGGAATTTAAGGTGCCGAATTTGGTGTTTTCCTCTTCCTGTACGGTGTACGGACAGGCCGATGTGTTGCCGGTAACGGAAAAAACACCTCGTCACGAGGCTGAATCTCCTTACGGGAACACGAAGGTGATGAGTGAAGATATTATTCGGGATTTGATGCGGGTGGAACCTGACATGAAAGCTCTGGCATTGCGCTATTTTAACCCGATCGGGGCTCACCCGACAGCGTTTATCGGGGAATTGCCCAATGGAGTACCCAATAATTTGATTCCTTATTTGACACAAACGGCTATCGGAATTCGTGAGCAATTGAGCGTGTTCGGTGACGATTATAACACGCCGGATGGTTCTCCGTTACGCGATTATATTGACGTGGTAGATCTGGCCCAAGCGCACGTGGTGGCTATCCGTCGCTTGTTGGATGGGAAGAATAAGAAAAATTACGAGTTTTTCAATATCGGTACGGGAAAGGCGCTTTCCGTGCTGGAAATTATTCACGCTTTTGAACGGGCAACCGGGGTAAAAGTGAATTACAAGGTCGTGGGACGCCGTGCCGGGGATATCGAGAAGGTTTGGGCCGATACGACTTTGGCCAATAACGAGCTGGGATGGAAGGCTGTCACGCCGATCGAGGAAACGCTGGCGAATGCTTGGAAATGGCAGAAATCACTGGAAGCGACTAATTGA
- a CDS encoding ATP-binding protein has product MNFIQQKYYTDNLLNALPDGIITMLPDGKISHINLQAQTELHINTSSSKKYQEDNLYISDLLSLMQLDQDILPRILDELEKGKSKIDLMQNTCIKEKATHTLFPVSGQFFSFRINDETVEIIFYFHNTTNELTQEYILTTALRRSKIYPWFLDIDHGVFVLDPRYFEYLGIEPGPNNSLTMEEYTNMVHPDDRQALNDAFAIQFSGNVVFEKPVPFRLSRGNGQWEWFEGQSTYIGRLSGLPYRLVGICMSIQEHKNIEETLTAALNKAEESDRLKSAFLANMSHEIRTPLNAIVGFSDVLVSTLGELSEEECRGYVELIKNNSSQLLMLISDILDLAKIESNTMNFIFSKTSLNAIFENVFQEQKMNNHSNLKNIKFELHTSSQTTYIVTDPMRLKQVLGNLTNNAFKFTRKGYIHLGFEVLEGKIQLYVEDTGQGISQEHIEHIFDRFYKIDSFKAGTGLGLSICKTIVNRLQGDITVRSEIGKGTRFLVDLPVNMNIHENK; this is encoded by the coding sequence ATGAATTTCATTCAACAAAAATACTACACGGATAATCTATTGAACGCTTTGCCCGATGGAATTATCACCATGTTACCCGATGGTAAAATTTCTCATATCAACTTACAGGCCCAAACAGAGCTACATATCAACACGTCTTCCTCAAAGAAATATCAAGAAGACAATTTATACATATCCGATCTGTTATCCCTTATGCAACTTGATCAAGACATTTTACCCCGGATTCTCGATGAACTCGAAAAAGGGAAATCAAAAATAGACCTCATGCAGAACACCTGCATCAAAGAGAAAGCCACTCACACGCTTTTTCCCGTGAGTGGGCAGTTCTTTTCTTTTCGTATTAATGATGAAACAGTTGAAATTATCTTCTATTTTCACAATACCACGAATGAACTCACTCAAGAATACATATTGACCACCGCCTTGCGACGTTCGAAAATATACCCGTGGTTCCTAGACATCGATCATGGTGTTTTCGTCCTTGACCCTCGATATTTTGAATATCTAGGCATAGAACCCGGCCCCAACAATTCATTAACCATGGAAGAGTACACGAACATGGTTCATCCCGACGATCGCCAAGCCCTGAATGATGCCTTCGCCATACAATTCAGCGGAAATGTCGTATTCGAAAAACCGGTCCCCTTCCGTCTCTCACGCGGAAACGGACAATGGGAATGGTTTGAAGGACAATCCACTTACATCGGCAGGCTATCCGGATTACCCTATCGTTTAGTGGGTATCTGCATGAGTATTCAAGAACATAAAAACATCGAAGAGACACTAACGGCCGCACTAAACAAAGCGGAAGAAAGCGATCGGTTAAAAAGTGCCTTTCTGGCCAACATGAGCCACGAAATCCGTACTCCGTTGAATGCCATCGTCGGTTTTTCCGACGTACTCGTTTCCACCTTGGGAGAATTATCCGAGGAAGAATGTCGAGGATATGTCGAGCTGATTAAAAACAATAGCTCCCAGCTATTGATGCTAATCAGTGATATTCTTGACCTCGCCAAGATTGAATCTAACACGATGAACTTCATTTTCTCGAAAACATCACTCAATGCCATTTTCGAAAACGTCTTCCAAGAACAGAAAATGAATAATCATTCAAATTTAAAGAACATAAAATTCGAATTGCACACCTCATCCCAAACCACGTATATCGTGACAGACCCCATGCGCCTGAAGCAAGTTTTGGGTAATCTTACAAACAATGCTTTCAAATTCACCCGGAAAGGCTATATTCACTTGGGATTTGAAGTTTTGGAAGGAAAGATACAACTATACGTGGAGGACACAGGACAAGGCATTTCACAGGAACATATCGAACATATTTTCGACCGCTTTTACAAGATCGATTCATTCAAAGCCGGAACCGGCTTGGGACTTTCAATCTGTAAAACAATTGTAAACCGTTTACAAGGAGACATTACAGTCCGATCTGAAATTGGCAAAGGAACCCGCTTTCTGGTTGACCTCCCCGTAAACATGAATATTCATGAGAACAAATAA
- the pssA gene encoding CDP-diacylglycerol--serine O-phosphatidyltransferase: MKKHIPNLITCMNVTSGTVAIYAAFHGHLYLAAWLVILAMVFDFFDGFAARLLHVKSEMGKELDSLADMVSFGVMPSVMAFFLIRDLGYSGGELFAVNSWQGVLMYVPFLVPAFSAYRLAKFNLDVRQTHSFIGLPTPSNALFWVMLVFTRYHQEEFFMAMWGKPWLLALLALVLAILLISEIPMFSLKLTSFSWSGNALLYCFLGAVIIGFAVWGVKALSCMIPVYILISCYDFKKKWNWRFWGILVVLFLLLKWVALFIVFPAYLIVLIVKLTTRADR, translated from the coding sequence ATGAAGAAACATATACCTAATCTGATTACCTGTATGAACGTTACGTCCGGCACGGTGGCTATTTATGCTGCTTTTCACGGGCATCTGTACCTTGCTGCTTGGCTCGTGATTTTGGCGATGGTATTTGATTTCTTTGATGGTTTTGCCGCTCGTTTGCTGCATGTGAAATCTGAAATGGGCAAGGAACTGGATTCCTTGGCCGACATGGTTAGTTTCGGGGTGATGCCTTCCGTGATGGCTTTTTTCCTGATTCGCGATTTGGGATATAGTGGCGGGGAGTTGTTTGCGGTGAATTCTTGGCAGGGGGTGCTTATGTACGTGCCGTTTCTGGTTCCGGCCTTCTCGGCTTATCGCTTGGCTAAGTTCAATTTGGATGTGCGACAAACTCATTCGTTTATCGGTTTGCCGACCCCGTCGAACGCTTTGTTTTGGGTGATGTTGGTATTTACCCGTTATCATCAGGAAGAGTTTTTCATGGCGATGTGGGGTAAACCGTGGTTGTTGGCTCTTTTGGCCTTGGTGCTGGCCATTTTGCTGATCAGTGAAATCCCGATGTTCTCGTTGAAGTTAACCAGCTTTTCGTGGAGCGGGAATGCTCTTTTATATTGTTTCTTGGGGGCCGTGATCATCGGTTTTGCTGTTTGGGGTGTGAAAGCATTATCTTGTATGATCCCCGTTTATATCTTGATTTCTTGTTATGATTTCAAGAAAAAATGGAACTGGAGGTTCTGGGGAATACTTGTGGTACTCTTCCTATTATTGAAGTGGGTTGCGTTGTTTATCGTTTTCCCGGCTTATTTGATTGTGCTTATCGTGAAACTGACAACCCGGGCAGATCGATAA